A genomic region of Oncorhynchus mykiss isolate Arlee chromosome 2, USDA_OmykA_1.1, whole genome shotgun sequence contains the following coding sequences:
- the LOC110495093 gene encoding enhancer of mRNA-decapping protein 4 isoform X3 — MASNSNIDIEGATQHLRDILKLDRPGNSVDASPSENQSKTSFNGELNGLLGADLIGAGDRSTMAESTGPNSENMNTQECQIICLSGDDGSTCIPITSNNVEIVASRDSSIDSKARGSNKVKIQPVAKYDWEHKYYYGNLIAVSNAYLAYAIRGANNQAMIRVLSLGSAERTLLKGFTGAVTDLAFAHLDSTLLGCVDEAGNLVIWQLTCHSSKILDQVIVHVRRPEDTPLNSNRRLIWCPFILEDNEENPEDASQTLALLHEDRAEVWDLEILRSNNGTWPVDATDLKDGVITIKGHTDRISEGALSPDGTVLATASHDGYVKFWQIYIEGQDQPRCLHEWQPHNGNPLSCLLFCDNHKKQDPDVPFWRFLITGADQNQELKMWCTVSWTCLQTIRFSPDPFNSSVLPCLKASLDLSAECLILSDVQRKVLYVMELLQDQEKGRASFTAVSEFLLTHPVLSFGVQDVSHSRLCHTEVLPPDEESESMTADGNQGSMESKAGIQIKLYCVHTKSLQDVQIWFQPNLGSGSSLFLPHSNSNNGFGFSDHLTDMSVEGLSSDKESGCGSENDLCKIPALADFLSPSGTAAMPKLMTPDAFMTPSASVPASPGSSASSLTIVTAMSNNSDSGASDGNVCRGGEELTQSPKMSVESNSILIAGLGDNMPMYHLPQETTPHTLMFPLTYPLRPLQGLPSPNPPLSLDPQVIEPMLIQQASPTRARSPDVISSASTAMSQDIPEIASETLQRGLGGVSGAESRETLPALHTDSMASAASALHLLSPRNRNSSDHGHLPLELGAVVGAVEAEQRLSNTPSLLENALSQENAAAAASCSDNNVSHPWPAAPDITRETRNSLRDNGLGDCSREEIKDRHMSSPYHRRTYHLTQNDSQDASAEQSDHDDEVASLESSSGNCGARSSQRLPVKEWKSSPRGSPKLKRKSKKDDGDASHASQSRQPEQHHQQMNPEVLEELLILLRNQQREIAELHQSQLELLQRVTGHMDAVQSSVIAHVEHVMVSQQEHEQRRMERILAEGHTRNQQLQEHLSQQLGQTLSNTLCNRLDKTLREEMKKTVPPTITKSLEPVTAQMSNTIAAKLTAVEAALKENVSKVVKSKNTTDAIGRAAAEAMQGPIQAAYKDAFQGIVLPVFERGCQSMFQQINESFKQGTHEYIQQLETHVKNKKQHEQEARDPMIGQLQQMIDTFQNSTDQLATTITASVRSEVQHQLHMTVGNLQDSILTQVQRIVKGEVSMAMKEQQAAVNSSIMQAMRSAAGTPVPTAHLDYQAQQASILQLLQQGQLNQAFQQALSASDLNLVLYVCETIDSQQVFGQHPCPLIQPVLLSLIQQLSTNLATRSELKISYLEDAVMNLDHGDPVTRDHMSAVLSQVRQKLFQFLQSDPHSPLSKRARRLVMMLQGLVNH, encoded by the exons ATGCTTCTCCAAGTGAGAACCAAAGCAAAACATCTTTCAATGGTGAATTGAATGGACTTCTGGGAGCAGACCTTATAGGAGCAGGCGACAGGTCAACCATGGCTGAATCCACAGGCCCTAATTCAGAGAACATGAACACCCAAGAGTGTCAGATCAT CTGCCTCTCTGGGGATGATGGCTCCACTTGCATTCCCATCACATCTAACAATGTTGAAATTGTGGCCAGTCGAGACTCAAGCATTGACAGCAAGGCCCGTGGCAGCAACAAG GTAAAAATCCAGCCTGTCGCCAAGTACGACTGGGAGCACAAGTATTACTACGGCAACCTCATTGCGGTCTCTAACGCATACCTGGCATATGCCATCCGAG GAGCAAACAACCAGGCCATGATCCGTGTGTTGAGCTTGGGCTCGGCAGAGCGCACCCTGCTGAAGGGCTTCACGGGTGCAGTCACAGACCTGGCCTTCGCACACCTGGACTCCACCCTGCTGGGATGTGTTGATGAGGCCGGTAACCTGGTCATCTGGCAGCTCACCTGCCATAGCAGCAAGATCCT CGATCAAGTCATTGTCCACGTCCGGAGGCCTGAGGATACACCTCTGAACTCCAATAGGAGGTTGATCTGGTGTCCCTTCATCCTAGAGGACAATGAAGAGAACCCGGAGGATGCCAGCCAGACCTTGGCCCTACTGCATGAAGACaga GCTGAAGTGTGGGATCTGGAGATCCTCCGCAGCAACAATGGCACCTGGCCAGTAGATGCCACTGACCTGAAGGACGGAGTTATAACCATAAAAGGACATACAGAT CGCATCAGTGAAGGTGCCCTGTCTCCGGATGGCACAGTCTTGGCCACAGCCAGTCATGATGGATATGTAAAGTTCTGGCAAATCTACATTGAAGGACAGGACCAGCCAAG ATGTCTACACGAGTGGCAGCCCCACAACGGGAACCCCCTttcctgcctgctgttctgtgaCAACCACAAGAAACAGGACCCAGA TGTTCCATTCTGGCGCTTTCTGATTACTGGAGCTGATCAGAACCAGGAGTTGAAGATGTGGTGCACAGTGTCATGGACCTGCCTGCAGACCATCAG GTTCTCTCCAGACCCGTTCAACTCCTCAGTCCTGCCCTGTCTGAAGGCCAGTCTGGACCTGTCTGCAGAATGCCTCATCCTCAGTGACGTACAGAGAAAG GTGTTGTATGTGATGGAGTTGTTGCAGGACCAGGAAAAAGGCAGAGCCAGCTTCACAGCCGTGTCAGAGTTTCTGCTCACACACCCTGTGCTTAGCTTCGGTGTTCAGGATGTCAGCCACAGCCGCCTGTGCCACACGGAGGTCCTCCCGCCAGACGAGGAGAGCGAGAGTATGACTGCAG ATGGCAACCAGGGCTCAATGGAATCCAAAGCTGGGATCCAAATCAAGCTATATTGTGTTCACACAAA GTCCCTTCAAGATGTGCAGATCTGGTTCCAGCCAAACCTTGGCTCTGGCTCATCCTTGTTCCTGCCTCACTCGAACTCAAATAATGGCTTTG GTTTTTCAGATCACTTGACAGACATGAGTGTGGAGGGTTTGAGCTCTGATAAGGAGTCTGGATGCGGCTCCGAAAATGATCTCTGCAAGATTCCCGCTCTTGCTGACTTCCTGTCCCCCTCCGGCACTGCTGCTATGCCCAAGCTCATGACCCCTGACGCCTTCATGACCCCCAGTGCTTCG GTCCCAGCTTCCCCAGGCAGTAGTGCCAGCAGCCTGACCATAGTGACAGCCATGAGCAACAACTCTGACAGTGGCGCCAG TGATGGTAATGtctgcaggggaggagaggagctgaCCCAGAGCCCTAAGATGTCTGTGGAGAGCAACTCCATCCTCATCGCAGGCTTAGGGGACAACATGCCG ATGTACCATCTTCCACAAGAGACCACTCCTCATACGCTCATGTTCCCCCTCACCTACCCCCTCCGCCCTCTACAGGGGCTTCCCTCTCCAAACCCGCCCCTCTCGCTGGACCCGCAGGTCATTGAGCCTATGCTGATTCAGCAGGCCTCTCCTACCCGGGCCCGCTCTCCGGACGTCATCTCGTCTGCCTCCACGGCCATGTCTCAGGACATACCTGAGATCGCCTCTGAGACGCTGCAGCGAGGCCTGGGGGGGGTGTCTGGCGCTGAATCTCGAGAAACTCTCCCAGCcctccacacagacagcatggcttCTGCAGCTTCAgctcttcacctcctctctccacgAAACCGGAACAGCTCTGACCATGGCCATCTGCCCCTGGAGCTGGGTGCTGTAGTAGGAGCAGTGGAGGCGGAACAGAGGCTCAGTAACACCCCCTCACTACTGGAGAACGCCCTGTCACAGGAGAATGCTGCTGCCGCTGCCTCCTGCTCAGACAACAATGTGAGCCACCCGTGGCCTGCAGCTCCTGACATCACACGGGAAACACGCAACAGCCTGCGAGACAATGGCCTGGGAGACTG CTCGAGGGAGGAAATTAAGGACAGGCACATGTCCTCTCCATACCACAGACGCACCTACCACTTAACCCAGAATGACAGTCAGGACGCCAGTGCAGAACAGAG TGACCATGACGATGAGGTGGCCAGTCTAGAGTCGTCTTCAGGGAACTGTGGAGCCAGGTCGTCTCAAAGACTGCCAGTGAAGGAGTGGAAGAGTTCTCCCAGAGGCTCCCCTAAACTTAAGAGGAAGAGTAAAAAAGATGACGG GGATGCATCTCATGCTTCTCAGTCCAGGCAGCCTGAGCAGCATCATCAG CAGATGAACCCAGAGGTGCTGGAAGAACTCCTGATTTTGCTCCGTAACCAGCAGAGGGAGATAGCGGAGCTCCATCAGAGTCAGCTGGAGCTGCTTCAGAGAGTGACGGGCCACATGGACGCCGTGCAGAGCTCTGTCATAGCCCACGTAGAGCACGTCATGGTCAGCCAGCAGGAGCACGAAC agaggagaatggagagaaTCCTAGCAGAGGGACACACCCGTAACCAGCAGCTCCAGGAGCATCTCTCGCAGCAGCTGGGTCAAACTCTCAGTAACACCCTTTGTAATCGGCTGGACAAGACTCTCCGAGAGGAAATGAAGAAGACTGTTCCTCCCA CTATCACCAAGAGCCTGGAGCCTGTCACTGCCCAAATGAGTAACACCATTGCTGCTAAGCTGACGGCTGTGGAGGCAGCACTGAAGGAGAACGTTAGCAAAGTCGTGAAGTCAAAG AACACCACAGATGCTATTGGCCGGGCAGCTGCGGAGGCAATGCAGGGGCCTATCCAGGCTGCCTACAAGGATGCTTTCCAGGGCATTGTGCTGCCTGTGTTTGAGAGAGGCTGCCAGTCTATGTTCCAGCAGATCAATGAGAGCTTCAAGCAGGGCACCCATGAGT ATATCCAGCAACTGGAGACCCATGTGAAGAACAAGAAGCAGCATGAGCAGGAAGCACGGGATCCTATGATTGGCCAGCTGCAACAGATGATTGACACGTTCCAGAACTCAACGGATCAGCTGGCCACCACCATCACAGCAAGTGTCCGCTCTGAGGTCCAGCATCAGCTCCACATGACGGTGGGAAA TTTGCAGGACTCAATCCTGACCCAGGTGCAGCGCATTGTGAAGGGTGAGGTGAGTATGGCCATGAAGGAGCAGCAGGCAGCTGTGAACTCCAGCATCATGCAGGCCATGCGCTCTGCTGCAGGCACGCCTGTCCCCACCGCACACCTGGACTACCAGGCCCAGCAAGCCAGCATCCTGCAGCTGCTGCAGCAGGGACAGCTCAACCAGGCCTTCCAACAG GCCCTGTCAGCCTCTGACCTGAACCTGGTTCTGTATGTGTGCGAGACCATCGACTCCCAGCAAGTgtttggccagcatccctgcccCCTCATCCAGCCAGTGCTGCTGTCCCTAATACAGCAGCTGTCCACTAACCTGGCCACACGCTCTGAGCTCAAGATCAG ttACTTGGAGGATGCTGTGATGAACCTGGACCATGGTGATCCGGTGACGAGGGACCACATGAGTGCGGTGCTGTCCCAGGTCCGACAGAAGCTGTTCCAGTTCCTGCAGTCAGACCCACACAGTCCTCTCAGCAAGAGAGCCCGGCGCCTGGTGATGATGCTTCAGGGCCTGGTCAATCACTAG
- the LOC110495093 gene encoding enhancer of mRNA-decapping protein 4 isoform X2, with the protein MASNSNIDIEGATQHLRDILKLDRPGNSVDASPSENQSKTSFNGELNGLLGADLIGAGDRSTMAESTGPNSENMNTQECQIICLSGDDGSTCIPITSNNVEIVASRDSSIDSKARGSNKVKIQPVAKYDWEHKYYYGNLIAVSNAYLAYAIRGANNQAMIRVLSLGSAERTLLKGFTGAVTDLAFAHLDSTLLGCVDEAGNLVIWQLTCHSSKILDQVIVHVRRPEDTPLNSNRRLIWCPFILEDNEENPEDASQTLALLHEDRAEVWDLEILRSNNGTWPVDATDLKDGVITIKGHTDRISEGALSPDGTVLATASHDGYVKFWQIYIEGQDQPSPLPGFFHRCLHEWQPHNGNPLSCLLFCDNHKKQDPDVPFWRFLITGADQNQELKMWCTVSWTCLQTIRFSPDPFNSSVLPCLKASLDLSAECLILSDVQRKVLYVMELLQDQEKGRASFTAVSEFLLTHPVLSFGVQDVSHSRLCHTEVLPPDEESESMTADGNQGSMESKAGIQIKLYCVHTKSLQDVQIWFQPNLGSGSSLFLPHSNSNNGFGFSDHLTDMSVEGLSSDKESGCGSENDLCKIPALADFLSPSGTAAMPKLMTPDAFMTPSASVPASPGSSASSLTIVTAMSNNSDSGARGGEELTQSPKMSVESNSILIAGLGDNMPMYHLPQETTPHTLMFPLTYPLRPLQGLPSPNPPLSLDPQVIEPMLIQQASPTRARSPDVISSASTAMSQDIPEIASETLQRGLGGVSGAESRETLPALHTDSMASAASALHLLSPRNRNSSDHGHLPLELGAVVGAVEAEQRLSNTPSLLENALSQENAAAAASCSDNNVSHPWPAAPDITRETRNSLRDNGLGDCSREEIKDRHMSSPYHRRTYHLTQNDSQDASAEQSDHDDEVASLESSSGNCGARSSQRLPVKEWKSSPRGSPKLKRKSKKDDGDASHASQSRQPEQHHQQMNPEVLEELLILLRNQQREIAELHQSQLELLQRVTGHMDAVQSSVIAHVEHVMVSQQEHEQRRMERILAEGHTRNQQLQEHLSQQLGQTLSNTLCNRLDKTLREEMKKTVPPTITKSLEPVTAQMSNTIAAKLTAVEAALKENVSKVVKSKNTTDAIGRAAAEAMQGPIQAAYKDAFQGIVLPVFERGCQSMFQQINESFKQGTHEYIQQLETHVKNKKQHEQEARDPMIGQLQQMIDTFQNSTDQLATTITASVRSEVQHQLHMTVGNLQDSILTQVQRIVKGEVSMAMKEQQAAVNSSIMQAMRSAAGTPVPTAHLDYQAQQASILQLLQQGQLNQAFQQALSASDLNLVLYVCETIDSQQVFGQHPCPLIQPVLLSLIQQLSTNLATRSELKISYLEDAVMNLDHGDPVTRDHMSAVLSQVRQKLFQFLQSDPHSPLSKRARRLVMMLQGLVNH; encoded by the exons ATGCTTCTCCAAGTGAGAACCAAAGCAAAACATCTTTCAATGGTGAATTGAATGGACTTCTGGGAGCAGACCTTATAGGAGCAGGCGACAGGTCAACCATGGCTGAATCCACAGGCCCTAATTCAGAGAACATGAACACCCAAGAGTGTCAGATCAT CTGCCTCTCTGGGGATGATGGCTCCACTTGCATTCCCATCACATCTAACAATGTTGAAATTGTGGCCAGTCGAGACTCAAGCATTGACAGCAAGGCCCGTGGCAGCAACAAG GTAAAAATCCAGCCTGTCGCCAAGTACGACTGGGAGCACAAGTATTACTACGGCAACCTCATTGCGGTCTCTAACGCATACCTGGCATATGCCATCCGAG GAGCAAACAACCAGGCCATGATCCGTGTGTTGAGCTTGGGCTCGGCAGAGCGCACCCTGCTGAAGGGCTTCACGGGTGCAGTCACAGACCTGGCCTTCGCACACCTGGACTCCACCCTGCTGGGATGTGTTGATGAGGCCGGTAACCTGGTCATCTGGCAGCTCACCTGCCATAGCAGCAAGATCCT CGATCAAGTCATTGTCCACGTCCGGAGGCCTGAGGATACACCTCTGAACTCCAATAGGAGGTTGATCTGGTGTCCCTTCATCCTAGAGGACAATGAAGAGAACCCGGAGGATGCCAGCCAGACCTTGGCCCTACTGCATGAAGACaga GCTGAAGTGTGGGATCTGGAGATCCTCCGCAGCAACAATGGCACCTGGCCAGTAGATGCCACTGACCTGAAGGACGGAGTTATAACCATAAAAGGACATACAGAT CGCATCAGTGAAGGTGCCCTGTCTCCGGATGGCACAGTCTTGGCCACAGCCAGTCATGATGGATATGTAAAGTTCTGGCAAATCTACATTGAAGGACAGGACCAGCCAAG TCCTCTCCCCGGCTTCTTCCACAGATGTCTACACGAGTGGCAGCCCCACAACGGGAACCCCCTttcctgcctgctgttctgtgaCAACCACAAGAAACAGGACCCAGA TGTTCCATTCTGGCGCTTTCTGATTACTGGAGCTGATCAGAACCAGGAGTTGAAGATGTGGTGCACAGTGTCATGGACCTGCCTGCAGACCATCAG GTTCTCTCCAGACCCGTTCAACTCCTCAGTCCTGCCCTGTCTGAAGGCCAGTCTGGACCTGTCTGCAGAATGCCTCATCCTCAGTGACGTACAGAGAAAG GTGTTGTATGTGATGGAGTTGTTGCAGGACCAGGAAAAAGGCAGAGCCAGCTTCACAGCCGTGTCAGAGTTTCTGCTCACACACCCTGTGCTTAGCTTCGGTGTTCAGGATGTCAGCCACAGCCGCCTGTGCCACACGGAGGTCCTCCCGCCAGACGAGGAGAGCGAGAGTATGACTGCAG ATGGCAACCAGGGCTCAATGGAATCCAAAGCTGGGATCCAAATCAAGCTATATTGTGTTCACACAAA GTCCCTTCAAGATGTGCAGATCTGGTTCCAGCCAAACCTTGGCTCTGGCTCATCCTTGTTCCTGCCTCACTCGAACTCAAATAATGGCTTTG GTTTTTCAGATCACTTGACAGACATGAGTGTGGAGGGTTTGAGCTCTGATAAGGAGTCTGGATGCGGCTCCGAAAATGATCTCTGCAAGATTCCCGCTCTTGCTGACTTCCTGTCCCCCTCCGGCACTGCTGCTATGCCCAAGCTCATGACCCCTGACGCCTTCATGACCCCCAGTGCTTCG GTCCCAGCTTCCCCAGGCAGTAGTGCCAGCAGCCTGACCATAGTGACAGCCATGAGCAACAACTCTGACAGTGGCGCCAG gggaggagaggagctgaCCCAGAGCCCTAAGATGTCTGTGGAGAGCAACTCCATCCTCATCGCAGGCTTAGGGGACAACATGCCG ATGTACCATCTTCCACAAGAGACCACTCCTCATACGCTCATGTTCCCCCTCACCTACCCCCTCCGCCCTCTACAGGGGCTTCCCTCTCCAAACCCGCCCCTCTCGCTGGACCCGCAGGTCATTGAGCCTATGCTGATTCAGCAGGCCTCTCCTACCCGGGCCCGCTCTCCGGACGTCATCTCGTCTGCCTCCACGGCCATGTCTCAGGACATACCTGAGATCGCCTCTGAGACGCTGCAGCGAGGCCTGGGGGGGGTGTCTGGCGCTGAATCTCGAGAAACTCTCCCAGCcctccacacagacagcatggcttCTGCAGCTTCAgctcttcacctcctctctccacgAAACCGGAACAGCTCTGACCATGGCCATCTGCCCCTGGAGCTGGGTGCTGTAGTAGGAGCAGTGGAGGCGGAACAGAGGCTCAGTAACACCCCCTCACTACTGGAGAACGCCCTGTCACAGGAGAATGCTGCTGCCGCTGCCTCCTGCTCAGACAACAATGTGAGCCACCCGTGGCCTGCAGCTCCTGACATCACACGGGAAACACGCAACAGCCTGCGAGACAATGGCCTGGGAGACTG CTCGAGGGAGGAAATTAAGGACAGGCACATGTCCTCTCCATACCACAGACGCACCTACCACTTAACCCAGAATGACAGTCAGGACGCCAGTGCAGAACAGAG TGACCATGACGATGAGGTGGCCAGTCTAGAGTCGTCTTCAGGGAACTGTGGAGCCAGGTCGTCTCAAAGACTGCCAGTGAAGGAGTGGAAGAGTTCTCCCAGAGGCTCCCCTAAACTTAAGAGGAAGAGTAAAAAAGATGACGG GGATGCATCTCATGCTTCTCAGTCCAGGCAGCCTGAGCAGCATCATCAG CAGATGAACCCAGAGGTGCTGGAAGAACTCCTGATTTTGCTCCGTAACCAGCAGAGGGAGATAGCGGAGCTCCATCAGAGTCAGCTGGAGCTGCTTCAGAGAGTGACGGGCCACATGGACGCCGTGCAGAGCTCTGTCATAGCCCACGTAGAGCACGTCATGGTCAGCCAGCAGGAGCACGAAC agaggagaatggagagaaTCCTAGCAGAGGGACACACCCGTAACCAGCAGCTCCAGGAGCATCTCTCGCAGCAGCTGGGTCAAACTCTCAGTAACACCCTTTGTAATCGGCTGGACAAGACTCTCCGAGAGGAAATGAAGAAGACTGTTCCTCCCA CTATCACCAAGAGCCTGGAGCCTGTCACTGCCCAAATGAGTAACACCATTGCTGCTAAGCTGACGGCTGTGGAGGCAGCACTGAAGGAGAACGTTAGCAAAGTCGTGAAGTCAAAG AACACCACAGATGCTATTGGCCGGGCAGCTGCGGAGGCAATGCAGGGGCCTATCCAGGCTGCCTACAAGGATGCTTTCCAGGGCATTGTGCTGCCTGTGTTTGAGAGAGGCTGCCAGTCTATGTTCCAGCAGATCAATGAGAGCTTCAAGCAGGGCACCCATGAGT ATATCCAGCAACTGGAGACCCATGTGAAGAACAAGAAGCAGCATGAGCAGGAAGCACGGGATCCTATGATTGGCCAGCTGCAACAGATGATTGACACGTTCCAGAACTCAACGGATCAGCTGGCCACCACCATCACAGCAAGTGTCCGCTCTGAGGTCCAGCATCAGCTCCACATGACGGTGGGAAA TTTGCAGGACTCAATCCTGACCCAGGTGCAGCGCATTGTGAAGGGTGAGGTGAGTATGGCCATGAAGGAGCAGCAGGCAGCTGTGAACTCCAGCATCATGCAGGCCATGCGCTCTGCTGCAGGCACGCCTGTCCCCACCGCACACCTGGACTACCAGGCCCAGCAAGCCAGCATCCTGCAGCTGCTGCAGCAGGGACAGCTCAACCAGGCCTTCCAACAG GCCCTGTCAGCCTCTGACCTGAACCTGGTTCTGTATGTGTGCGAGACCATCGACTCCCAGCAAGTgtttggccagcatccctgcccCCTCATCCAGCCAGTGCTGCTGTCCCTAATACAGCAGCTGTCCACTAACCTGGCCACACGCTCTGAGCTCAAGATCAG ttACTTGGAGGATGCTGTGATGAACCTGGACCATGGTGATCCGGTGACGAGGGACCACATGAGTGCGGTGCTGTCCCAGGTCCGACAGAAGCTGTTCCAGTTCCTGCAGTCAGACCCACACAGTCCTCTCAGCAAGAGAGCCCGGCGCCTGGTGATGATGCTTCAGGGCCTGGTCAATCACTAG